A stretch of the Orcinus orca chromosome 1, mOrcOrc1.1, whole genome shotgun sequence genome encodes the following:
- the LOC105747988 gene encoding LOW QUALITY PROTEIN: ferritin heavy chain-like (The sequence of the model RefSeq protein was modified relative to this genomic sequence to represent the inferred CDS: substituted 1 base at 1 genomic stop codon) has translation MTAASPSQVRQNYHRGSEAAINRQINLELYASXVYLSMYYFDRDDVALKNFAKYFLHQSCEEREHVEKLMKLQNQRGGRIFLQDIKKPDRDDWENGLNAMECALHLEKSVNQSLLELHQLATEKNDPHWCDFIETHYLNEQVKSIKELGDHVTNLRTMGAPESGMAQYLFDKHTLGYSDNES, from the coding sequence ATGACGGCCGCGTCCCCTTCACAGGTGCGCCAGAACTACCACCGGGGCTCGGAGGCCGCCATCAACCGCCAGATCAACCTGGAGCTCTACGCCTCCTAAGTCTACCTGTCCATGTACTATTTTGACCGCGATGATGTGGCTTTGAAGAACTTTGCCAAATACTTTCTTCACCAATCTTGTGAGGAGAGGGAACATGTTGAGAAACTGATGAAGCTGCAGAACCAACGGGGTGGCCGAATCTTCCTTCAGGATATCAAGAAACCAGACCGTGATGACTGGGAGAATGGGCTGAATGCAATGGAATGTGCGCTACACTTGGAAAAAAGTGTGAATCAGTCACTACTGGAACTGCACCAACTGGCCACGGAGAAAAATGACCCCCATTGGTGTGACTTCATTGAGACTCATTATCTGAATGAGCAGGTGAAATCCATTAAAGAATTGGGTGACCACGTAACCAACTTGCGCACGATGGGGGCCCCCGAATCTGGCATGGCTCAGTATCTTTTTGACAAGCACACTCTGGGATATAGTGATAATGAGAGCTAA